A region of the Deltaproteobacteria bacterium genome:
TATATTTTTTTGCTGCCTTAACACCATCTATTATAGCGGTAATCTGCGGAACGCCTACGCCTGTTACAACCCTTGTAGTGCATATTGAACCCGGACCAACGCCTACCTTTACGGCATCCACTCCTGCCTTTATAAGTGCAAGCACACCCTCTTTTGTAGCCACATTACCTGCAATGAGCTGGCATTTAAAATTCTTTTTTATTGCCTTGACAGATTCTATGACGCCCTTTGAATGTCCGTGTGCTGTATCCACAACAATTATATCTGCACCTGCATTTAAAAGGGCGTCCACCCTTGCATCCCTGTCAAAGGAAACACCAACTGCCGCACCTGCCATCAGCCTGCCAAGTTTATCCTTGCATGAATTCGGATACCTTTCCCGTTTTTCAATATCCTTTATGGTTATAAGACCGCATAGACTATTCTGTTTATCAACAAGTGGAAGTTTTTCTATCCTGTGCTTGTGAAGTATCTCTTTTGCCTTTTCATGGGTTATGCCGCATGGAGCAGTAATAACTTCTTTTGTCATAACTTCTTTAATCTTTTTATCCAGATTTTCCTCAAACCTCAAATCCCTGTTTGTGAGTATGCCAACGAGTCTTGTGCCAATTACTATAGGAAGCCCTGATATTTGATTTTCTTTCATAATCTTCAGGGCATCCTTAAGCCTTTGTTCAGGTGACATTGTAAGCGGATTTAATATAATACCGCTCTCAAACTTTTTTACCTTCAGGACCTCTGCTGCCTGTTCTTCCACAGTAAAATTTTTATGTATTATTCCAATGCCGCCTTCCTGTGCCATTGCAATCGCCATCTTTGATTCTGTAACCGTATCCATTGCGGCGCTTATAAGCGGGATATTCAACTTTATATTATTTGTCAGTCTTGTTGATATATCCGCATCCTTTGGAAGGATATGTGAATACCTTGGCATAAGCATCACATCATCAAATGTGAGACCTTTCCCCGCTTGAAACCTGCGGGGACGAGTTTTAAAATTGTTGTTTGGCACGGTAAACCTCCTGTATATTTTTTATCCTCTGTCAATAATGTATCCCTTGTCTCTATTAAATCATCTGTAATGACAATCTCAACTAATGTCGCATCTGCATCATAACCATTATTAACGAGTTCTCTGATGGCTCAATTGATTTAAAAACCAATCAGACCAATGAACCCAATAAAACTTAAATGTAGTATATTGGAAAAGCACCATGTTTGTCAATATTGCCAGATGTATTATAGTTTGTGCCGGGGCATTTGTTGACGGACTTCTTGAAAAGGAGTATAAGGATATAGGGAAGGAATTTATCTGGCAGTGGTTCTTTCCAGCCAAGACATTGACGCTTGTCCCTGAGGCGGGTGAATATAGGAGGTATCATCTCCGGTGAACGGTTCTGAGTTTTGACTTGATGAGGAATATTTATAATGCAAAAGATTTCTGTTACCATCATAGCCCTCAATGAAGAAGAAAATATCCGTGCATGCCTTGAAAGCGTGAAATGGGCTGATGAAATCCTTGTTTCAGATTCAGGGAGCAGTGACAGGACTGTTGCAATTTGCAAAGAATATGGCTCACAGGTCTTTATTGATTCATGGTATGGATTTGGTAAGCAGAAAAACCTGATTGCGGGCAGGGCAAAAAACAGATGGATTTTAAACATTGATGCAGATGAGCGGGTAACAGATGGTTTGAAAGCAGAAATAGAACAGGTGTTGACTGCAAATGATTGCGAGGGTTATTATATTCCTAGAAAGAACTTTTTTGGGAATAAATGGATAAGATACTGCGGTTGGTATCCTGACTATAATTTAAGGCTTTACAGAAAAGATAAAGGGGTTTTTAATGAAAGGGCTGTGCATGAGGCTGTTCAGATTAATGGCAAAATCAGTTATCTCAAAAACCATCTAGAACATTATACATACAGGGATATAAGCGATTACCTGAAAAGGATGGACAGGTATTCAACCCTTGCAGCAGAGGAGATGTTTAAAAAAGGCAGGCAGATAGGTCTATTAGGTCTTGTTCTAAAACCATGCCTTACATTTTTAAAGATATATTTTTTTAAGAGAGGGTTTCTAGAAGGGTATACAGGGCTTGTTTTATCAGGGCTTTATGCCAGTTATACCCTATCCAAGTATGCGAAATTGAGGGAGATGCAAAATGGTATGTCCACTGAAAAAGAACAAGGCAGATAAAAATACACATGGCAGGATTATTTCACATGGACAGATGAAGATAAGTGGGAGGTTTTTTAAGTGGCACCTCCTGAAGCGGTGGTGAAATAAATGCCAACCATACTTCATACAGAGTCCTCCACAGGATGGGGAGGACAGGAGATAAGGATATTACAGGAATCTATCGGGATGATTAAAAAGGGATACCGTGTAATAATTGCAGCGCCTGAGCAAAGTAATATCTTTAAAAGGGCTAATGATATAAACATTCAAGTCTTTCCTATTCAATTTCAAAAAAAGAATCCAATGTCATTTATAAAAATATTATCCCTTGTCAATAATGAAGATGTTGATATAGTCAATACGCATAGTTCATCAGACAGCTGGGTTGCAACAATTGCAGCAAAGCTCTCAAAAGTTAAACCTAAAATAATCAGGACAAGGCATCTTTCAACACCGATAAGCAGGTTTTATTTCAGCCGTTTGATATATAACCAGTTGCCTGATACAATAATAACAACAGGTGAAGAGATAAGGCAGAAGATGATAATGGATAATGGATATGATGCAAGTAAGATTTTTTCTATACCTACAGGAATAGATTTAGATATATTCCATATAGAGAAAGTTAAACCTGCTATACAAAATAATGGTTACTCTGTTGGAATGGTGGGTGTTTTGAGAAGTTGGAAGGGACACAAGTATTTTATAGAAGCAATTCCATTAATACTTGAAGAGATTCCTGATGTTTCTTTTTATATTGTTGGCGATGGCCCGCAATTTCAGAATATAAAAAGCATGATAGAAAAACTAGGGCTCACAGGTAAAGTTTTTATGCTGGGGCATAGAGAAGATGTGCCTGAAATAATTGCATCCCTTGATGTTCTGGTGCACCCCTCATATGCCAATGAAGGTGTTCCACAGACCATCCTCCAGGCAATGGCAATGCAAAGACCTGTTATAGCCTCTGATTCCGGGGCTATTAAGGAAGTGGTTATTGATAAAAAGACAGGCTTCCTAATAGAGATTAAAAGCCCTGAACAAATTGCAGAAAAGGTTATAGAGTTTTATAGAAAACCTGAACTAATAGGAGAATTTGGGAAAGAGGGAAGAAGGTTTGTGGAAGAAAACTGTTCTTTTGAGAAAATGCTCAATAAAATAGAAGCCGTTTATAAAAGGCTCTTGAGCAATGCATGAATTTAAAGATATAAAAAAGATCCTTGTTATCAAACTCCGTCATATAGGAGATGTTCTCCTTTCTGTTCCTGTTTTCAGGACTTTGCGGGGGACATTTCCTGATGCCCATATATCTGTCCTTGTAAATGCCGGCACAGAAGATGTGCTAAATGGCAATCCCCTCATTGATGAGATAATCTCCTTTGACAGAAAAATAAAGGATATGCATCCACCAAAGAAATATCTTAATGAATTATTGTTCTTAAATGGAATACGTTCAAAGAGGTTTAACATGATTGTTGACCTTAATGGCGGCGACAGACCTGCCATCATATCCTTTTTGTCAGGGGCAAGATACAGGCTTGGCAATAGTCCTGTTTACAGCGGGTTCTGGAGAAAATACCTCTATACCCATCTCGCAGAAAGAGATTTACTTAAACACACTATCTTGCAGAACCTGGATGTTATAAAAGAATTCGGAAAAAAAAAAAAAAAACCTATAGTTGATATCTTCATTCCTGAAGACGCACAGAAATTTGCAGAGAAAGTATTTGCCGGATACGGCATAAAAGAATCTGATACAGTTGTCCATGTGCATCCCACATCAAGATGGTTCTTCAAATGCGGCAAGGACGAGTATATGGCAGAGGTAATAAAACAGCTTATAGAGAAAGGGATTAAGGTGGTTGTTACTTCTTCGGCGGATGAGCGGGAGATGGACAAGGCAAAAAAGATATTGTCTTTGGTCAATTTACGGTTATTAGATTTGTGCGGTAAGACCAGCATCAAACATCTTGCAGCGGTTGCAAAGATGTCCAATCTGTTCATAGGTGTCGATTCTATGCCCATGCACATAGCCGCGGCAGTTAACACACCTGTTATCGCCCTCTTCGGGCCCACAGGGGCATATAACTGGGGACCGTGGGATAACCACAGTTCGGAGTCAAGAGTTCGGAGTTTGGAGTTTAGAAACCCATACTCAAAAAGAAACGGCATACAGACTTTTGGGAGGCACACAGTTATTCAGCGAGACTGGGAGTGTGTGCCATGCGGGGCAAGCGGCTGCAACTTCACAAAAATAAGCCGATGTCTTGAAGAAATAACACCTCAGGAGATAATAGAAATTGCGATGCATAAACTGAAGGAGACAGGCAAGACCTCATGAAGATATTACTCTCCTTTCCCGGACACCTCAAGACCGTGCCTATGAACGGATTTATATACCAAACCCTCAAGGCAATGGGACATGAGGTTGTCCCGTTCAACTTCGGTGTTCAAGGCATTTATCAAAGGTTGATAAAAAAAATCTCAAATGACAACTTTCTCAATCATATCAACAACAAATTAAAAAGACTTGCAGACATCTTTAAGCCGGATATATTTCTTACCATATTCGGTTTTGACCACAACAGGGAAACCGTAGATTACATAAAGAAAAAGGACGTCATAACCATCTGCTGGTGGCTGAATGACCCATTTCAATTCAACAGGTCTGTAAAACAGGCAGGGTTTTATGATTACTATTTCACTAATGCAAAAGGCAGTGTTGAGGGCTACAGGGAAAGCGGCATTAAGAATGTCTTTTTTCTCCCTGTCGGATGTTATCCCCCTGTCCACCGCAGGCTTGCAGATGCTAAAGATAAAAAATACGACATCTGCTTTGCAGGGGACTGGCATCCTGTCAGGGAAGAAATGCTCTCTTCCCTTGCAGCAGACTTTAATATATCAATATTTGGGCCATGGGGGGATAAGATGAAAAGGGGATATCCCTTAAAACAAAGCATAAAAAAAGATGGCGGCTTCTCCCCTGATGAAATGGTGAGGGTATTTAATCAATCAAAGATTGTCCTAAACATACATACATGGTTTGGCAAATGGGATTACGGGATAAACCCGCGGGTATTTGAGGCAAACGGCTGCGGTGCATTCCAGATATGCGATTATAAAAAGGAGATAGTGGAGATGTATGACATTGACAGCGAGATTGTGCTTTATAGAAACATTGACGAACTGAAAACAAAACTATCCCATTTTCTATGTAGTGATAGAGAAAGAGATGAGATAGCAGGCAATGCACTCCTAAAAACCCACAACAGACACACATATAAGGAGAGACTCAAGGAGATGTTCTCAATTTGCGGGATGAAGGACTATGCATAAAAATATCCCGTGCAACCTGTGCGAGTGCAGTGAACATCGCCTTCTCTTTAAAGTAAAGGACTTGAACTATCGCACAACAGACGAGGAATTTAACCTTGTCAAATGCAGGCAGTGCGGTCTTATATATCTCAACCCCCAGCCGCAGGATATGGCGAGGTATTATCCAACTTCATATGCCCAGTATGTACCGGCAGGGAAAGGCTCCGGCTTCAAAAGGGATATAGCCGCTGCCTTTAAAATATTTTACAACGTTAACAATGGAAAAACTGCAACAATAGGAAAGAAAATAAAATATTTGCACAGGCTCCTTGAGATACTGGTTCAGGACAGGTTCTTCCTTTACCGGATTCAATACAGCAGGGATAAAAAGATACTTGATGTGGGATGCGGAAATGGAAGTTATCTCATCGGACTCAAATCATTGGGGTGGAATGCGGAGAAGCAGCTCTACGGCATTGACTTTAAAAGTCCTGTGCTGCAGGAGTTAAAAGAACAGGAGCAGATAAACACAATGGAAGGTAATTTCATTGATATTGACCTGCCGAAAAATTTCTTTGATGTGGTTACCTTCAGGCATGTACTAGAGCATTTTCCAGACCCGCTGTTGGCATTAAAAAAGGCATATACCATATTGAAATCCGGCGGCAGCATTTTGATAGATGTGCCGAACTTCAGGAGCATTGAGGCATTGCTTCTCTTTAAGGATAAATGGTTTGCCATAGAGGCGCCGAGACACCTCTATCATTACTCCCCTGCAACATTAATGGGACTTTTAAATAAAGCAGGATTTATTGTGGAAAAGATATATTTACAGAAAAACAGCGATTCCTTCAAAAAGAGCCTGAAAAACTACGGCTGTAAAAACCCATCCAAGCATATTGAAAAATATCTTATAAGGAATCTTCTGAAGGTCTTTAAGTTATTCGGCTTCAGCGGAGAGATGCTGTGCCGTGCGGTGAAAAGATAGTTTCGTATGCCTTTTCCAGCCTTTTTGTCATCACCATTGCAGAGTAGTTTTGCATTACATCCCTTTTTGCCCTATCGGATAATCTTTGACGAAGCCGCTGATCACAAATCATCTTCTTTATCGCCTCTGCTGCGGCTGATGGATTGGATGTGGGAATGACGATGCCGTTCTCTCCATTTACAATTACATCCTTTACCCCGCCTGCATGGGTGGTAATAATTGGGAGTCCAGACGCCATTGCCGAGAGAAGAGATAGGGGCAGCCCCTCCCATAACGAGGGGAACACAAATATATCCATTGCTGAAAAAAGGCGCGGGAGGTCTGTCCGTGTGCCTAAAAATATAATCCTGTCGTTAATCTCAAGGCTGTCAGCCAATCCTTTTAACTCCTGCTCAAGCCTGCCTGAACCGATAATAAGACATTTCATATTGATATCCCTGTCCTTTAAAACCTTCACAGCCTCAATCAAAAAGGACTGCCCCTTTGCAGGTTCAAGCCTTGCCACATTACCGATTACAATGTCTTC
Encoded here:
- the guaB gene encoding IMP dehydrogenase; protein product: MLMPRYSHILPKDADISTRLTNNIKLNIPLISAAMDTVTESKMAIAMAQEGGIGIIHKNFTVEEQAAEVLKVKKFESGIILNPLTMSPEQRLKDALKIMKENQISGLPIVIGTRLVGILTNRDLRFEENLDKKIKEVMTKEVITAPCGITHEKAKEILHKHRIEKLPLVDKQNSLCGLITIKDIEKRERYPNSCKDKLGRLMAGAAVGVSFDRDARVDALLNAGADIIVVDTAHGHSKGVIESVKAIKKNFKCQLIAGNVATKEGVLALIKAGVDAVKVGVGPGSICTTRVVTGVGVPQITAIIDGVKAAKKYNIPVIADGGIKFSGDITKAISAGADSVMLGGLFAGTEESPGETVLYQGRTYKLYRGMGSIEAMKKGSKDRYFQDDVESELKFVPEGIEGRVTYKGPLSSSIHQLIGGLKSGMGYCGCRTIKDLQKSTRFVKITVSGLRESHVHDVTITKEAPNYKTEG
- a CDS encoding glycosyltransferase family 2 protein, whose product is MQKISVTIIALNEEENIRACLESVKWADEILVSDSGSSDRTVAICKEYGSQVFIDSWYGFGKQKNLIAGRAKNRWILNIDADERVTDGLKAEIEQVLTANDCEGYYIPRKNFFGNKWIRYCGWYPDYNLRLYRKDKGVFNERAVHEAVQINGKISYLKNHLEHYTYRDISDYLKRMDRYSTLAAEEMFKKGRQIGLLGLVLKPCLTFLKIYFFKRGFLEGYTGLVLSGLYASYTLSKYAKLREMQNGMSTEKEQGR
- a CDS encoding glycosyltransferase family 4 protein, translated to MPTILHTESSTGWGGQEIRILQESIGMIKKGYRVIIAAPEQSNIFKRANDINIQVFPIQFQKKNPMSFIKILSLVNNEDVDIVNTHSSSDSWVATIAAKLSKVKPKIIRTRHLSTPISRFYFSRLIYNQLPDTIITTGEEIRQKMIMDNGYDASKIFSIPTGIDLDIFHIEKVKPAIQNNGYSVGMVGVLRSWKGHKYFIEAIPLILEEIPDVSFYIVGDGPQFQNIKSMIEKLGLTGKVFMLGHREDVPEIIASLDVLVHPSYANEGVPQTILQAMAMQRPVIASDSGAIKEVVIDKKTGFLIEIKSPEQIAEKVIEFYRKPELIGEFGKEGRRFVEENCSFEKMLNKIEAVYKRLLSNA
- the rfaQ gene encoding putative lipopolysaccharide heptosyltransferase III, whose amino-acid sequence is MHEFKDIKKILVIKLRHIGDVLLSVPVFRTLRGTFPDAHISVLVNAGTEDVLNGNPLIDEIISFDRKIKDMHPPKKYLNELLFLNGIRSKRFNMIVDLNGGDRPAIISFLSGARYRLGNSPVYSGFWRKYLYTHLAERDLLKHTILQNLDVIKEFGKKKKKPIVDIFIPEDAQKFAEKVFAGYGIKESDTVVHVHPTSRWFFKCGKDEYMAEVIKQLIEKGIKVVVTSSADEREMDKAKKILSLVNLRLLDLCGKTSIKHLAAVAKMSNLFIGVDSMPMHIAAAVNTPVIALFGPTGAYNWGPWDNHSSESRVRSLEFRNPYSKRNGIQTFGRHTVIQRDWECVPCGASGCNFTKISRCLEEITPQEIIEIAMHKLKETGKTS
- a CDS encoding glycosyltransferase, whose product is MKILLSFPGHLKTVPMNGFIYQTLKAMGHEVVPFNFGVQGIYQRLIKKISNDNFLNHINNKLKRLADIFKPDIFLTIFGFDHNRETVDYIKKKDVITICWWLNDPFQFNRSVKQAGFYDYYFTNAKGSVEGYRESGIKNVFFLPVGCYPPVHRRLADAKDKKYDICFAGDWHPVREEMLSSLAADFNISIFGPWGDKMKRGYPLKQSIKKDGGFSPDEMVRVFNQSKIVLNIHTWFGKWDYGINPRVFEANGCGAFQICDYKKEIVEMYDIDSEIVLYRNIDELKTKLSHFLCSDRERDEIAGNALLKTHNRHTYKERLKEMFSICGMKDYA
- a CDS encoding class I SAM-dependent methyltransferase, yielding MHKNIPCNLCECSEHRLLFKVKDLNYRTTDEEFNLVKCRQCGLIYLNPQPQDMARYYPTSYAQYVPAGKGSGFKRDIAAAFKIFYNVNNGKTATIGKKIKYLHRLLEILVQDRFFLYRIQYSRDKKILDVGCGNGSYLIGLKSLGWNAEKQLYGIDFKSPVLQELKEQEQINTMEGNFIDIDLPKNFFDVVTFRHVLEHFPDPLLALKKAYTILKSGGSILIDVPNFRSIEALLLFKDKWFAIEAPRHLYHYSPATLMGLLNKAGFIVEKIYLQKNSDSFKKSLKNYGCKNPSKHIEKYLIRNLLKVFKLFGFSGEMLCRAVKR